Proteins from a single region of Anastrepha ludens isolate Willacy chromosome 5, idAnaLude1.1, whole genome shotgun sequence:
- the LOC128864667 gene encoding E3 SUMO-protein ligase ZBED1-like — translation MHKYLRASNGQGCSAATIEEKEQEEEPQAKKARYGQSNVWNFFNKSSDGKTAKCLKCGKIYQTSGNTTNMAGHLKRVHPTLTVSELPKASGHMAAYLDKKYEASSKRKRDLDSALLNFICSDLRPFYIVENEGFKQFVNALDPRYELPSRSTLLSTCYNNLFMNMRMKLKSILQEVEYCAVTTDCWTSRANEAYLTVTCHFIDPEFKLRTAVLSTSKLQNEKNHSAENIANSLCAVLIEWEVMDKVAAIVTDSARTMIKACEILQKRHVPCFAHVINLIVQQCLNQEKIKVIMGKCKSIVGFFKKSTVAYAKFKEAQNTEKPYSLKQECPTRWNSAFHMIERILKTNDAISSVLLSTPKGLAPFSADEILILKDIKILLQPFECATLQPSSRTLVTLKVAKAAIAYWRAYRPDYCNMKFAMFLEWQLC, via the exons ATGCATAAATATCTTAGAGCTTCAAATGGGcaag GTTGTAGTGCGGCAACCATTGAAGAAAAAGAGCAAGAGGAAGAGCCGCAAGCCAAAAAGGCGCGATATGGTCAGTCCAatgtgtggaatttttttaataagtcctCGGATGGCAAGACTgccaaatgtttaaaatgtgGTAAAATTTATCAAACCAGCGGAAACACCACCAACATGGCGGGACATTTAAAGCGGGTACACCCAACGTTAACGGTGAGTGAGTTGCCAAAGGCTTCAGGACATATGGCGGCTTATTtggataaaaaatatgaagccTCATCGAAACGGAAGAGAGATTTGGACAGCGCATTGTTAAATTTCATTTGCTCCGATTTACGTCCATTTTACATTGTAGAAAACGAGGGATTTAAGCAATTTGTAAATGCTTTGGATCCCCGATACGAATTGCCTTCACGATCAACATTGCTTTCAACatgttataataatttattcatgAACATGAGAATGAAACTGAAAAGCATTTTGCAAGAAGTGGAATATTGCGCTGTGACAACCGACTGTTGGACATCTCGAGCCAACGAGGCTTATTTGACCGTAACTTGCCATTTTATAGATCCAGAATTTAAACTTCGCACAGCAGTACTTTCGACTAGTAAGTTACAGAATGAGAAAAATCATTCTGCAGAAAACATTGCGAACTCTCTATGTGCAGTGCTAATTGAATGGGAAGTTATGGACAAAGTTGCAGCCATTGTTACCGATAGCGCAAGAACAATGATAAAAGCATGTGAGATATTGCAAAAAAGACATGTGCCATGCTTTGCGCATGTTATTAATTTAATAGTTCAACAATGCCTGAATcaagagaaaataaaagttattatgGGGAAATGCAAAAGTATTGTgggattttttaagaaaagcacAGTAGCTTACGCCAAGTTTAAAGAAGCTCAAAATACAGAGAAGCCATACAGTTTAAAGCAAGAATGCCCTACAAGATGGAATAGCGCATTTCATATGATTGAAAGAATTCTTAAAACAAATGATGCTATAAGCAGTGTTCTTCTTTCAACCCCAAAGGGACTTGCCCCGTTTTCGGCtgacgaaattttaattttaaaagacataaaaattttattgcaaccTTTTGAATGTGCAACATTGCAACCTTCTTCGCGAACGTTGGTCACG TTGAAGGTCGCGAAAGCTGCAATTGCTTATTGGAGGGCATATCGTCCAGACTACTGCAATATGAAATTCGCAATGTTCCTCGAGTGGCAACTTTGCTAG
- the LOC128864666 gene encoding uncharacterized protein LOC128864666, with protein sequence MQSLNKNFQAWNGNPTQILSDVIVAINSLKSKIISPDHEINILEDDLENAAVPNMYLGYAFEQKIKEAQFLSQELEIRKICMEFVKELIIQLRERLPDNIEIMQLVNLFSVQNMLKVSKSKEIFKVLEYFECKNIENIQLQIEKINFIKWEFVEDTSKFWTEVINLPIKYKDAGNNNPFSDLAEFALKILSLPWSNAEVERIFSQMNIVKSKLRNAMSLKTLNAIMYIRYGLERHGKCCHNYVLPNEYLSQITSSEKYSDVCEADELDNILSIL encoded by the exons ATGCAAAGTCTTAATAAAAACTTCCAAGCATGGAATGGAAACCCAACCCAAATACTTTCCGATGTAATTGTGGCCATAAATTCGCTTAAATCTAAAATAATATCACCAGATCATGAAATTAACATTTTAGAAGATGATTTGGAAAATGCAGCAGTGCCTAATATGTATTTGGGCTATgcttttgagcaaaaaattaaagaggcTCAATTTCTATCACAGGAGCtggaaattagaaaaatttgcatgGAATTTGTTAAAGAATTAATAATCCAACTACGTGAAAG gTTGCCagataatatagaaataatgcaactggtaaatttattttctgtacAAAACATGCTAAAAGtttcaaaaagtaaagaaattttcaaagtattagaatattttgaatgtaaaaacattgaaaatattcaattgcaaattgaaaaaattaattttataaaatgggAGTTTGTAGAGGACACCAGCAAATTTTGGACGGAAGTTATCAACCTACCTATCAAGTACAAAGACGCTGGAAATAATAATCCGTTTAGCGACTTAGCGGAATTCGCCTTAAAAATTCTTTCTCTGCCGTGGTCGAATGCAGAAGTTGAGCGGATATTCTCACAAATGAACATCGTTAAGAGCAAATTACGCAACGCCATGAGCCTTAAAACATTAAATGCAATAATGTATATAAG ATATGGACTAGAAAGACATGGCAAATGTTGCCATAATTATGTCCTGCCAAATGAATATTTGAGTCAAATAACAAGCAGTGAAAAATATTCTGATGTATGTGAAGCTGACGAGCTAGACAATATTTTAAGTATCCTTTAG